Within Polyangia bacterium, the genomic segment AAGAAGCCGGCGACCAAGGCCCGCAAAGGGATCAACCCATTCACCAAAGAGCCGACGATCTTCAAGGCCAAGCCCGCCCGCAAGGTGATCAAGGCGCGCCCGGTGAAGG encodes:
- a CDS encoding HU family DNA-binding protein; its protein translation is KKPATKARKGINPFTKEPTIFKAKPARKVIKARPVKAAKDALL